GAAAGCATGGTTAGCGTTGCCGCAACAGTCTGGTGATAGAAAGTAAGCGATGCCCACTCCATTTTAACTCCAGACTTATCTTTACCACCTTCGAATTTGAACTCTTCTTGTAAACGCTCTACAAACTGAGGATCGTCTTTTACCATGTTGATTAATTCATCGCGGAACTTCAACATTTCGTTTTGTAGCGCCTTTGCAGAATGCTCATCCTCCTTTAATTTCTTTGCGGGATCTGGCCCTAACAAGAAAAATCCTGGAGAATCGTAATCGTCCTTCTTTTCAATGTACTCAATACCTAAAACAGTATCCCTTCCAGAAGCATTCTTTCCCATGTACTCCTGAAAATTTTCAGGGTTTTGAGTATTAGTATAAGCGATCACTTTAGCCTTCATCGTATTGATATACTGATGTAGGTCGTTGGCAAGTGTTTCTACTTTCTTAGCCTTTTGGTAATAAGGCTCTACTTTCTTTTGGTTTTCGTTGTAGGATGCTAAGAAATCCGACATCTGACCATCGATTTTATCTTGGAAACTTGAGGTACTTTTCTCAATTCCTTCATCAATGATGGCAAATGCGTCTAGGATGTCCTTAGATACGTTTAGTGCTAACAGAGCTGTTAGCACTAAGTACATCATCCCAATCATTTTCTGCCGTGGGGTTTCCTTTCCTCCAGCCATATATTATTAGAATAACTTAATTCTTAATTCTACGAATGATTCTCGACCTTATGCGTTGGTCTTGTTGTAATTCATGGCAGCAAGCATGTTACCATAAACTGTATTTAGCGAGGTTAAATTCTCAGATAATTGAGAAATATTGTCCTTGTAACGCTTAGTATCCTCAACAGAGTCTTTAAGATTTCTCACTAACTCTTCGATACCAGCAAAAGCCTCACCGGAAGATCTTAAATGATCGGTTGCACCCTGTAGTTGCAATTCGTAAGCCTCGTTAAGCTTGTTAAGGTTAGCAGTTAAGCGCTGAAGACCTTCACCAGCTTGTGAACTGTAGTCGCCAGACTCCATTAAACCAACAAGAGACTCAGATGCTTTTTGATAGTTATCGGAAAGCTCAGTAACCTTAGATGAAGCACCTTTAAGAGAGGTAACATACTCATCAGTTGCAACCGTGGCATCAGCTATTTCATTAAGCTTAGACGCTTGATTTGAAAGGGTTCTGAAACCATCGCCTAAATTTTCTAATAACTCAGGAGTAATTTTGGCTTCTTCCAACATGTGGTCTAAATCACCTAAACCAGCTGATTTCTTTCTTCTTGGCCCTAGTTCTTCTGAGTCTTCCATTTCGTTAAACTCATCATATACCAATGACCAATCGTATTCTTTTGGAATAG
This genomic interval from Luteibaculum oceani contains the following:
- the porL gene encoding type IX secretion system motor protein PorL/GldL gives rise to the protein MKPGSKGWKKFMAKLYGIGAAVVIIGALFKIMHWPYSGILLIVGLSTEAIIFVFSAFEPIPKEYDWSLVYDEFNEMEDSEELGPRRKKSAGLGDLDHMLEEAKITPELLENLGDGFRTLSNQASKLNEIADATVATDEYVTSLKGASSKVTELSDNYQKASESLVGLMESGDYSSQAGEGLQRLTANLNKLNEAYELQLQGATDHLRSSGEAFAGIEELVRNLKDSVEDTKRYKDNISQLSENLTSLNTVYGNMLAAMNYNKTNA